A genomic stretch from Terriglobales bacterium includes:
- a CDS encoding 23S rRNA (pseudouridine(1915)-N(3))-methyltransferase RlmH yields MKLKLAWIGKTKEAAIASLTAEYLKRLGRYVSTEGIELKSETALREFAAKQRATLVLLDVRGKQMSSEELAAFFRDHQQRGTQTLLFAIGPAGGFTDAARRAAAVQLSLGKMTLPHELARVVVAEQLYRAFTVLAGHPYHRGH; encoded by the coding sequence GTGAAACTCAAGCTCGCCTGGATCGGCAAAACCAAAGAAGCGGCCATCGCCTCGCTGACCGCCGAATACCTGAAGCGGCTGGGCCGCTATGTCTCGACCGAAGGCATCGAGCTGAAAAGCGAAACCGCGCTCCGGGAGTTCGCGGCCAAGCAGCGCGCCACGCTCGTCCTGCTCGACGTCCGCGGCAAGCAGATGAGTTCGGAGGAATTGGCTGCGTTCTTCCGCGACCACCAGCAGCGCGGCACGCAAACACTGCTGTTCGCCATCGGGCCGGCCGGCGGCTTCACCGACGCCGCCCGGCGCGCCGCCGCCGTGCAGCTCTCGCTCGGCAAGATGACGCTGCCGCACGAATTGGCGCGCGTCGTCGTCGCGGAGCAGCTCTACCGGGCCTTCACCGTCCTCGCCGGGCATCCTTATCACCGGGGACACTAG
- a CDS encoding DUF2905 domain-containing protein: MPALGKVLVMFGALIVLVGLLLMLAGRTNLPIGRLPGDIVYRGKNVTFYFPLATSLLLSVVLSLVFYLIGRLGR, translated from the coding sequence ATGCCTGCGCTGGGCAAAGTGCTCGTCATGTTCGGAGCGCTGATCGTGCTTGTCGGCCTGCTGCTCATGCTGGCCGGCCGCACCAACCTGCCAATCGGCCGCTTGCCGGGCGACATTGTCTACCGCGGCAAGAACGTCACGTTCTACTTTCCGCTGGCCACATCGCTGCTGTTGAGCGTGGTGCTGTCGCTCGTCTTCTACCTGATCGGGCGCTTGGGAAGGTAA
- a CDS encoding ATPase, T2SS/T4P/T4SS family → MVSSATAPASEGTQHFLQRIQLFSGLSTEECTEVVKRMKRREFPPNQVIVREGAPGSSMFFITAGQVEVRKKDSSTGIDFLLSEMGPGQNFGEMSLLTGKPRTATVLTIQPTSCAVLEQKDFQELLIQYPKIGVALTTILAERLAKASQQVGIEFINLSKLQVDSRVVTLVPAAMMNQHKIIPVAFINNRLTLAMVNPNNLMALDDVRRIIKGVMVEPVAISEEDFKKFMGSTYNELMKKEQAAAEAANSAASPASPTLSGVGLSGVTVSTAVTAAAAAPAAAAPTGMLDILQSDLIRDLQLEDVAAAPGSETKQDLMTASEDAPIIRLANSILGLAIKRGASDIHIEPMETEVVVRYRQDGLLQVIQTLPKKAQMGLISRLKIIAKLDISEKRLPQDGRISVNMEGKPIDFRVSTIPGKWGEKVCMRILDKSNTTLGLELLISHQETLKMVREFINQPYGIIYVTGPTGSGKTTTLYSALSEINDPTINISTAEDPIEYDLAGITQVQMNKDIGLDFARALRAFLRQDPDVILVGETRDKETAHISVEAALTGHLVFTTLHTNSASGAFTRLHEMGVEPFLISSSTIGVLAQRLTRRLCKHCKEPYEADDATIEYMGIKRTKPGEKVTLYKKKGCDACNGSGFKGRIGIYEVLKMNQELRNLVSRGATTEEISAAALRAGMLDLKAYAAILLREGHTSVEEVLQVVSVAE, encoded by the coding sequence ATGGTCAGTTCCGCCACGGCGCCCGCATCCGAAGGAACGCAGCACTTTTTGCAGCGCATCCAGCTGTTCAGCGGCCTTTCGACCGAGGAGTGCACCGAGGTCGTGAAGCGCATGAAGCGCCGGGAATTTCCGCCCAACCAGGTGATCGTGCGCGAGGGCGCGCCTGGCAGCTCCATGTTCTTCATCACGGCCGGCCAGGTGGAGGTGCGCAAGAAGGACAGCTCCACCGGCATCGACTTCCTGCTTTCGGAAATGGGCCCGGGGCAGAACTTCGGCGAAATGTCGTTGCTCACCGGCAAGCCGCGCACGGCGACGGTGCTGACGATTCAGCCGACCAGTTGCGCTGTCCTCGAGCAGAAGGACTTCCAGGAGCTGCTGATTCAGTATCCCAAGATTGGGGTGGCGCTCACTACGATCCTTGCCGAACGGCTGGCCAAGGCGAGCCAGCAGGTAGGCATCGAGTTCATCAACCTTTCCAAGCTGCAGGTTGATTCGCGCGTGGTCACGCTGGTCCCGGCCGCGATGATGAACCAGCACAAGATCATTCCGGTGGCGTTCATCAACAACCGGCTCACGCTGGCCATGGTCAATCCCAACAATCTCATGGCGCTCGACGACGTGCGGCGCATCATCAAGGGCGTGATGGTGGAGCCGGTCGCGATCAGCGAAGAAGATTTCAAGAAGTTCATGGGCTCGACCTACAACGAACTGATGAAGAAGGAGCAGGCGGCCGCCGAGGCGGCGAACTCCGCGGCTTCTCCGGCCTCGCCGACGCTTTCCGGCGTGGGCCTTTCCGGGGTGACGGTGTCCACGGCGGTTACGGCGGCAGCGGCCGCGCCCGCCGCCGCCGCACCCACCGGCATGCTCGACATCCTGCAATCGGACCTGATCCGCGACCTGCAACTGGAAGACGTCGCTGCCGCTCCCGGCAGCGAAACCAAGCAGGACCTGATGACGGCGTCGGAGGACGCGCCCATCATCCGCCTCGCGAATTCCATCCTGGGCCTGGCGATCAAGCGCGGGGCGAGCGACATTCACATCGAGCCGATGGAGACGGAGGTGGTGGTCCGCTACCGGCAGGACGGCCTGCTCCAGGTGATCCAGACCCTGCCCAAGAAGGCGCAGATGGGCCTGATCTCGCGCCTGAAGATCATTGCCAAGCTCGACATCTCCGAGAAGCGCCTGCCGCAGGACGGACGCATCAGCGTCAACATGGAAGGCAAGCCCATCGACTTTCGCGTCTCCACCATTCCGGGCAAGTGGGGCGAGAAAGTTTGTATGCGCATTCTCGACAAGTCGAACACCACGCTGGGCCTCGAACTGCTCATCTCGCACCAGGAGACGCTGAAGATGGTGCGCGAGTTCATCAACCAGCCGTACGGCATCATCTACGTGACCGGCCCGACCGGCTCGGGCAAGACGACCACGTTGTACTCGGCGCTGTCGGAGATCAACGATCCCACGATCAACATCTCGACCGCCGAGGACCCGATCGAGTACGACCTGGCGGGCATCACGCAGGTGCAGATGAACAAGGACATCGGCCTGGACTTCGCGCGCGCTCTGCGCGCCTTTCTCCGCCAGGACCCCGACGTGATCCTGGTCGGCGAGACGCGCGACAAGGAAACGGCGCACATCTCGGTGGAAGCCGCGCTCACCGGGCACCTGGTGTTCACCACGCTGCACACCAATTCCGCCTCGGGCGCGTTTACCCGGCTGCACGAGATGGGCGTGGAGCCGTTCCTGATCTCCTCGTCCACCATCGGCGTCCTGGCGCAGCGCCTGACGCGGCGCCTGTGCAAGCACTGCAAAGAGCCCTACGAAGCCGACGACGCCACCATCGAGTACATGGGGATCAAGCGCACCAAGCCGGGCGAGAAGGTGACGCTCTACAAGAAGAAGGGTTGCGACGCTTGCAACGGATCGGGCTTCAAGGGCCGCATCGGCATTTACGAAGTCCTGAAGATGAACCAGGAGCTGCGCAACCTGGTCTCGCGCGGGGCCACGACGGAAGAAATTTCTGCGGCCGCGCTCAGGGCCGGCATGCTCGACCTCAAGGCTTATGCGGCGATCCTGCTGCGCGAAGGCCACACCAGCGTGGAGGAAGTGCTGCAGGTGGTCAGCGTGGCGGAGTAG
- a CDS encoding PASTA domain-containing protein, producing the protein MRSILRMALLGLILVLVAAVSGLTAMRFAIHGREVSVPKLIGLTPAEARRVAADNGLLLNIESHFYSADVPEGRIVTQVPPAGVTVRRGWQVRVAESLGPQRRVVPSVLGESQRAAEINLRRRGLDLGTIAQAQIPGAEPDQVLAQSPTPNAAGAAAPTVSILVAATPEPPQFLMPDLSGQRLADVSKKLLAAGMHLGKVTEVEGASGPTGTVVRQAPAPGQKVVAGTAVNLDVAK; encoded by the coding sequence ATGCGCTCCATTCTCCGCATGGCGTTGCTGGGGCTGATCCTGGTGCTGGTGGCGGCCGTCTCCGGCTTGACGGCGATGCGCTTCGCCATCCACGGGCGCGAGGTGAGCGTGCCCAAACTGATCGGGCTGACGCCGGCGGAGGCGCGGCGCGTGGCCGCCGACAACGGCCTGCTGCTCAACATCGAAAGCCACTTCTATTCCGCCGACGTGCCGGAAGGCCGCATCGTGACGCAGGTGCCGCCGGCGGGCGTGACCGTGCGCCGCGGATGGCAGGTGCGCGTGGCCGAAAGCCTCGGCCCGCAGCGGCGCGTGGTCCCCAGCGTGCTCGGCGAGAGCCAGCGCGCCGCCGAGATCAACCTGCGGCGCCGCGGCCTCGACCTGGGCACGATCGCACAGGCGCAAATTCCCGGCGCCGAACCCGACCAGGTTCTGGCGCAGAGTCCCACGCCGAACGCCGCCGGCGCGGCAGCCCCAACGGTGAGCATCCTGGTGGCCGCAACACCGGAACCGCCGCAGTTCCTCATGCCCGACCTGAGCGGGCAGCGCCTCGCCGATGTCTCCAAAAAACTGCTCGCCGCCGGAATGCACCTGGGAAAAGTGACCGAGGTCGAAGGCGCGAGCGGCCCCACGGGAACGGTGGTGCGCCAGGCGCCCGCGCCAGGGCAGAAAGTGGTGGCGGGCACGGCCGTGAACCTGGACGTGGCGAAATAG
- the fmt gene encoding methionyl-tRNA formyltransferase, whose product MLRLRLAASPQASAQHDREKTVNVDVIFCGTPEFAVPTLNALVEGGFRVRLVVTQPDRPRGRGLEVTPSPVKRRADELALPVVQPEKIKSNLQFRAQLEAIAPRAIVVVGYGRMIPAWMIALPPLGNINLHASLLPKYRGAAPVQWAIARGESVTGVTTMRIDEGLDTGDILLQREEPIRPADTAVTLAPRLAAAGAALVVETLRSLDAGGITPRRQENSLATLAPVLRKDEGRMDFQRPARELHNRLRGFQPWPGAFTTFRGKNLNVWQAQPAEARMQLKPGELRVDGDRLVAGCGDESALELLEVQPEGKRRMPAHDFVNGYRLQPGERLG is encoded by the coding sequence ATGCTTCGACTGCGGCTGGCCGCTTCGCCGCAAGCCTCCGCTCAGCATGACCGGGAGAAAACCGTCAACGTGGACGTCATCTTCTGCGGCACGCCCGAATTCGCGGTCCCCACGCTGAACGCCCTGGTCGAGGGCGGATTTCGCGTGCGTCTGGTCGTGACCCAGCCCGACCGTCCCCGCGGACGCGGCCTGGAAGTAACACCGAGCCCGGTGAAGCGCCGCGCCGACGAACTCGCGCTGCCGGTCGTGCAGCCGGAGAAGATCAAAAGCAATCTGCAGTTCCGCGCGCAACTGGAGGCCATCGCGCCGCGCGCCATCGTGGTGGTGGGCTATGGCCGCATGATTCCGGCGTGGATGATCGCGCTCCCACCGCTGGGCAACATCAACCTGCACGCCTCGCTGCTGCCCAAGTACCGCGGCGCTGCGCCGGTGCAGTGGGCGATCGCGCGCGGCGAGAGCGTCACCGGCGTCACCACCATGCGCATTGATGAAGGCCTCGACACCGGCGACATCCTGCTGCAACGCGAAGAGCCGATCAGGCCTGCGGACACGGCGGTCACGCTTGCGCCGCGCCTCGCCGCCGCCGGCGCGGCGCTCGTGGTGGAAACTCTGCGCTCGCTCGACGCGGGCGGAATCACGCCGCGCCGGCAGGAGAATTCTCTGGCCACGCTCGCGCCCGTCCTGAGGAAGGACGAGGGGCGGATGGACTTCCAGCGTCCCGCGCGCGAGCTGCACAATCGCCTGCGCGGCTTCCAGCCATGGCCGGGCGCGTTCACCACATTTCGCGGGAAGAACCTGAACGTGTGGCAGGCGCAACCGGCCGAGGCCAGGATGCAACTCAAGCCCGGCGAACTGCGCGTGGACGGCGATCGCCTCGTCGCAGGATGCGGCGATGAAAGCGCCTTGGAGCTGCTCGAGGTCCAGCCGGAAGGAAAAAGGCGAATGCCGGCGCACGACTTCGTCAACGGATACCGGCTGCAACCCGGCGAGCGGCTGGGCTGA